The proteins below are encoded in one region of Ghiorsea bivora:
- a CDS encoding ammonium transporter, with translation MDVFFLTVGAAMVLAMHAGFAFLEVGTVRKKNQVNALVRVITDFGFSTIAYLFMGFYVAYGITFYAPVGQLEVMEGGTNGYKMVHFFFLLTFAAAIPAIISGGITERVRFWPNVLATVLLVGLIYPFYEGMIWNGNYGYQTWLEATFGAPFHDFAGSVVVHAMGGFLALGAVMTLGARLGRYTEEGRVNAILPSNIPFLALGSWVLCVGWFGFNVMSAGTADGASGLVAMNSLLAMVGGLLAALVVGKNDPGFVHNGALAGLVAVCAGSDIMHPFGALFVGVVAGAVFVYGFELLQNKLKIDDVLGVIPLHGVCGAWGGIAAGIFGSTALGGAGGVTFMAQLVGTLTGLAIAVTGGFVVYTGIKATLGIRLSAEDEHIGADLAIHQISANPEEDMSR, from the coding sequence ATGGATGTGTTTTTCTTAACGGTGGGGGCAGCCATGGTGCTGGCTATGCATGCTGGGTTTGCCTTTTTAGAAGTAGGTACAGTACGCAAAAAGAATCAGGTGAATGCTTTGGTTCGGGTGATTACGGATTTTGGTTTTTCTACGATTGCCTATTTGTTTATGGGTTTTTATGTGGCTTATGGTATTACTTTTTATGCACCAGTTGGTCAGCTTGAAGTGATGGAAGGTGGCACCAATGGTTATAAAATGGTTCACTTTTTCTTTTTATTAACCTTTGCTGCAGCAATCCCTGCGATTATCTCAGGTGGTATTACAGAAAGGGTTCGCTTTTGGCCCAATGTGTTGGCAACGGTGCTTTTGGTTGGTCTTATTTATCCTTTTTATGAAGGTATGATTTGGAATGGGAACTATGGTTATCAAACTTGGCTAGAAGCAACTTTTGGTGCGCCATTTCATGATTTTGCGGGTTCAGTCGTGGTACATGCCATGGGTGGGTTCTTGGCTTTGGGTGCTGTGATGACGTTGGGCGCAAGGCTTGGCCGCTATACAGAAGAAGGTCGTGTGAATGCCATATTGCCATCGAATATACCCTTTTTAGCATTGGGTTCTTGGGTATTATGCGTGGGTTGGTTTGGTTTTAATGTGATGAGTGCAGGCACTGCTGATGGGGCATCGGGTTTGGTCGCAATGAACTCTTTACTGGCTATGGTTGGTGGATTATTGGCAGCATTGGTTGTGGGTAAAAATGACCCTGGTTTTGTACATAATGGTGCTTTGGCTGGTTTGGTCGCTGTATGTGCGGGCTCAGATATTATGCATCCTTTCGGCGCATTGTTTGTAGGTGTGGTTGCTGGTGCCGTGTTTGTGTATGGCTTTGAACTTTTGCAGAACAAATTGAAAATTGATGATGTATTGGGTGTGATTCCTTTGCATGGTGTTTGTGGTGCATGGGGTGGAATTGCAGCAGGCATTTTTGGTTCAACTGCTTTGGGTGGTGCTGGAGGTGTTACCTTTATGGCGCAGTTGGTTGGCACACTTACAGGGCTAGCCATTGCGGTTACGGGTGGTTTTGTTGTATATACTGGTATCAAAGCAACGCTTGGCATCCGTTTATCTGCAGAGGATGAACATATAGGTGCAGACTTAGCCATTCATCAAATTAGTGCCAACCCTGAAGAGGATATGTCGCGCTAA
- a CDS encoding P-II family nitrogen regulator has product MKQVTAIIKPFKLDDVKDALLEVGVSGMSVSEIRGHGRQKGHTELYRGAEYIVDFVPKTSISTVVKEEQVDVVIEAIVKAASTGKIGDGKIFVTSVERVVRIRTGEEDADALS; this is encoded by the coding sequence ATGAAACAGGTCACTGCCATCATCAAACCGTTTAAGCTTGATGATGTAAAAGATGCACTTTTAGAAGTCGGTGTAAGCGGTATGAGCGTGAGTGAAATACGCGGTCATGGGCGGCAAAAAGGGCACACTGAACTTTATCGTGGTGCGGAATATATAGTGGATTTTGTACCTAAAACCAGTATTTCGACCGTAGTGAAAGAAGAGCAAGTGGATGTGGTGATTGAAGCAATTGTGAAGGCTGCAAGCACGGGTAAAATTGGTGATGGTAAAATTTTTGTGACCAGTGTTGAGCGTGTTGTTCGTATCCGTACCGGCGAAGAAGACGCCGATGCGTTAAGTTAA
- a CDS encoding ammonium transporter, with protein MEQLSGDILQTKYALDTFYFLVMGAFVMWMAAGFSMLEAGLVRSKNTAEILTKNIVLYSIACIMYMVVGYNIMYTNAGDIFPSALTFGLGGAVADDAGAAAAVLAGGDDAPYYSMLSDFFFQVVFVATAMSIVSGAVAERMKLWAFFVFAIIFTGFIYPLQGMWKWGGGFLDAAGFSDFAGSGVVHMAGASAALAAVLLLGARKGKYNKDGSVNAIPGANLPIATLGTFILWLGWFGFNGGSELKVSDVAEANATAMVFVNTNMAAAGGVVAALMLARMWFGKADLTMALNGALAGLVAITAEPLTPSPEMATLIGAIGGLIVVPSIVFMDRMFKIDDPVGAISVHGVVGIWGLLAVPMTNNDATLGAQLMGIGTIFVFVFVSSFVIWIAIKAIMGIRVSEEEEFEGLDVGECGLEAYPEFGSSK; from the coding sequence ATGGAACAGTTATCAGGGGATATTCTCCAAACTAAATACGCACTCGACACCTTCTACTTTTTGGTGATGGGCGCATTTGTGATGTGGATGGCAGCGGGTTTCTCAATGCTTGAAGCAGGTCTTGTTCGTTCAAAGAATACAGCGGAGATTTTGACTAAAAATATCGTGCTTTATTCAATCGCTTGTATTATGTACATGGTTGTGGGTTACAATATCATGTATACAAATGCAGGTGATATTTTTCCATCAGCATTAACATTTGGTCTTGGTGGCGCAGTCGCTGATGATGCAGGTGCAGCAGCAGCTGTATTGGCAGGTGGCGATGATGCACCATATTATTCAATGTTATCTGACTTTTTCTTCCAAGTGGTGTTTGTTGCAACGGCAATGTCTATTGTATCGGGAGCCGTTGCTGAGCGTATGAAGCTTTGGGCTTTCTTTGTGTTTGCAATCATCTTCACTGGATTTATTTACCCACTTCAAGGCATGTGGAAATGGGGCGGTGGTTTCCTAGATGCAGCAGGATTTAGTGATTTTGCGGGTTCTGGTGTGGTTCACATGGCAGGTGCTTCTGCGGCATTAGCAGCGGTTCTTTTGCTTGGTGCTCGTAAAGGAAAATACAATAAAGATGGTTCTGTGAATGCTATTCCGGGTGCAAACCTTCCGATTGCAACTTTGGGTACATTCATCCTTTGGTTGGGTTGGTTTGGTTTTAATGGTGGTTCTGAGCTTAAAGTATCAGATGTTGCTGAAGCCAATGCGACAGCGATGGTGTTTGTGAATACCAACATGGCAGCAGCAGGTGGTGTGGTTGCAGCATTGATGCTAGCTCGCATGTGGTTTGGCAAAGCTGACTTAACCATGGCGCTGAATGGTGCATTGGCAGGTCTTGTTGCGATTACAGCAGAGCCGCTTACGCCATCACCAGAAATGGCAACATTGATTGGTGCGATTGGTGGTTTGATTGTGGTTCCTTCTATCGTATTTATGGACAGAATGTTTAAAATTGATGACCCAGTGGGTGCAATTTCTGTACATGGTGTTGTCGGTATTTGGGGTTTGTTGGCTGTGCCCATGACCAATAATGATGCAACACTTGGCGCACAATTGATGGGTATTGGTACCATTTTTGTATTCGTATTTGTTTCAAGCTTTGTGATTTGGATTGCGATTAAAGCCATTATGGGCATTCGTGTTTCCGAAGAAGAAGAGTTTGAAGGTCTTGATGTTGGTGAATGTGGATTGGAAGCATATCCAGAATTTGGTAGCAGCAAGTAA
- a CDS encoding P-II family nitrogen regulator, translating to MKKITAVIKPFKLDDVKDALIELGVSGMSVSEIRGHGRQKGHTELYRGAEYNVDFVPKTEISTVVTADQVDAVVEAIIKAASSGKIGDGKIFVTDVERVIRIRTGEENADALN from the coding sequence ATGAAGAAAATTACTGCTGTTATCAAGCCATTTAAACTTGATGACGTAAAAGATGCATTGATTGAGCTTGGTGTTTCAGGCATGAGTGTTAGCGAAATTCGCGGACACGGTCGTCAAAAAGGACATACAGAGCTTTATCGTGGTGCAGAATACAATGTGGACTTTGTGCCCAAAACTGAAATTTCAACTGTAGTAACAGCCGACCAAGTAGATGCTGTGGTTGAAGCAATTATCAAAGCTGCAAGCAGTGGAAAAATTGGCGATGGTAAAATCTTTGTGACAGATGTGGAACGCGTGATTCGTATCCGTACTGGCGAAGAAAATGCCGACGCATTGAATTAA
- a CDS encoding TorF family putative porin, which translates to MTMKLKNYAMALMVGTGMMGVSAPAQAADLEIGADIGVYSEYVWRGTAYSAGAPAVQGDFATSFNDNLSANVWFSNVIGGVNGPSTEFDYTLDYSGEVGDIGYSVGAIAYRFLNASPDNSLEVYAGVSMDMLSATLYYDTDLYKKDMYLEVSAEMELAGFLTSATIGYVIPNVGTSEVSVITLTAGKDFEMGDVTVSPSFAYNIASGPNAAVTNAAGYVTSGGDKMVAGVNFAY; encoded by the coding sequence ATGACAATGAAATTAAAAAATTATGCAATGGCATTGATGGTTGGTACAGGTATGATGGGTGTAAGTGCGCCTGCTCAAGCAGCCGACTTAGAAATTGGTGCAGATATTGGTGTATATAGTGAGTATGTATGGCGTGGTACTGCGTACAGTGCAGGTGCTCCAGCTGTACAAGGTGATTTCGCAACAAGCTTTAATGATAACCTATCTGCAAACGTTTGGTTTTCAAATGTGATTGGTGGTGTAAACGGCCCATCGACTGAGTTTGATTATACCTTGGATTATTCGGGTGAAGTAGGTGATATTGGTTATTCTGTTGGTGCAATTGCTTACCGTTTCTTAAATGCAAGTCCTGATAACTCGTTGGAAGTTTATGCGGGTGTATCTATGGATATGTTAAGCGCAACATTGTATTACGATACCGATTTGTACAAAAAAGACATGTATTTGGAAGTAAGTGCTGAAATGGAATTGGCTGGTTTCTTAACTTCAGCAACAATTGGTTATGTTATTCCTAATGTTGGTACCAGTGAAGTATCAGTCATTACTTTAACTGCAGGTAAAGACTTTGAAATGGGTGATGTAACAGTAAGCCCATCATTTGCTTATAACATTGCTTCTGGTCCCAATGCCGCTGTAACAAATGCTGCAGGTTATGTGACTTCTGGCGGTGACAAAATGGTTGCTGGCGTAAACTTCGCATACTAA
- the carA gene encoding glutamine-hydrolyzing carbamoyl-phosphate synthase small subunit — MSHTATTPTPAFLALADGRIFHGIAFGSTGNTVGEVCFNTSMTGYQEILTDPSYTEQIITFTYPHIGNVGVNEVDEESDKISVRGLIVRAPARITSNYRAEQSLEAYLQAANIVGIADIDTRALTRHLRDNGAQTGVIASDGMSEEEAVKQAKAWEGLEGKDLVGQVSRKSSDTWRQGTYNLDNAVFTSPTSSKHVVAYDFGCKNNIFRKLTDRGIKVTVVPANTSAQEVLDMNPDGIFLSNGPGDPAAVGYAVETIKTLIEHDTPIFGICMGHQLLSQALGLKTFKLKFGHRGGNHPVKDLTTGKVEITSQNHGFAVADDDVPAHVEITHRSLFDNTVEGLKVKNKAIFSVQYHPEASPGPQDADYLFDRFNELLK; from the coding sequence ATGAGTCATACTGCAACCACGCCAACTCCTGCATTTTTAGCGCTGGCAGATGGTCGTATTTTTCATGGTATAGCCTTTGGCTCTACAGGAAACACAGTCGGAGAAGTATGTTTTAATACGTCGATGACTGGCTACCAAGAAATATTAACTGACCCATCTTATACCGAACAAATCATCACATTCACCTACCCACACATCGGCAATGTCGGTGTGAATGAAGTGGATGAGGAATCCGATAAAATTTCAGTGCGTGGTTTGATTGTTCGCGCACCAGCTCGCATAACATCAAACTACCGCGCAGAACAAAGCTTAGAAGCTTATTTGCAAGCAGCTAACATTGTAGGCATTGCAGATATTGATACCCGCGCCTTAACGCGCCATCTCCGCGACAACGGTGCGCAAACAGGTGTGATTGCTTCCGATGGTATGAGCGAAGAAGAAGCTGTAAAACAAGCCAAAGCTTGGGAAGGACTTGAAGGCAAAGACTTGGTTGGTCAAGTCAGCCGTAAATCAAGCGATACATGGCGTCAAGGTACTTATAACCTTGATAATGCAGTGTTCACAAGCCCTACTTCTAGCAAACATGTGGTGGCTTATGATTTTGGCTGCAAAAATAATATTTTCAGAAAATTAACTGACCGCGGCATTAAAGTAACCGTAGTCCCTGCCAACACATCTGCACAAGAAGTATTGGACATGAACCCTGATGGTATCTTTTTATCCAATGGGCCTGGTGACCCAGCAGCTGTGGGTTATGCTGTAGAAACTATCAAAACACTGATTGAACATGACACCCCTATTTTTGGTATCTGCATGGGTCATCAATTATTATCTCAAGCCTTAGGACTTAAAACTTTCAAACTTAAATTTGGACATCGTGGTGGCAATCACCCTGTGAAAGATTTAACCACAGGCAAAGTTGAAATCACAAGTCAAAACCATGGTTTTGCCGTTGCAGATGATGATGTACCTGCTCATGTTGAAATCACCCATCGCTCATTGTTTGATAACACTGTGGAAGGTCTCAAAGTTAAAAACAAAGCTATCTTCTCAGTGCAATATCACCCTGAAGCTAGCCCTGGTCCACAAGATGCAGATTATTTGTTTGACCGTTTTAACGAACTTCTCAAGTAG
- a CDS encoding YehS family protein, protein MLNNDILRRLRYTLNLSDNEMIAIFASANRAVSRQQISAWLKKEDAAGYEECMDRTMATFLNGLINEKRGKREGIQPNPENKLNNNLIFKKLRIAFNLKDDDILALLEDAGLRISKHELSAFFRAPEHRQSRQCKDQVLRNFLQGLQNKYRVESEAKEKTKPKPQVKKCIKTQPKQDEPRKNLSLGKPKFVWKEK, encoded by the coding sequence ATGTTAAACAATGATATTTTACGCCGCTTGCGTTATACCCTTAATTTAAGCGACAATGAAATGATTGCCATATTTGCCTCGGCAAATCGTGCTGTATCTCGCCAACAAATTAGTGCTTGGTTAAAAAAAGAAGATGCTGCAGGTTATGAAGAATGTATGGATAGAACCATGGCAACATTCTTAAATGGTTTGATTAATGAAAAGCGAGGCAAACGCGAAGGCATTCAGCCCAACCCCGAAAACAAGCTTAACAACAATCTTATTTTCAAAAAGTTACGTATCGCTTTTAACCTTAAAGATGATGACATCCTTGCCTTGCTTGAGGATGCGGGTTTACGTATCAGTAAACATGAATTAAGTGCATTCTTCCGCGCCCCTGAGCATAGACAATCGCGCCAATGCAAAGACCAAGTTTTACGTAATTTCCTACAAGGTCTGCAAAACAAGTACCGCGTTGAATCAGAAGCCAAAGAAAAGACCAAACCCAAACCTCAAGTTAAAAAGTGTATTAAAACCCAGCCTAAACAAGATGAGCCGCGTAAAAATTTAAGCTTGGGAAAACCCAAATTTGTTTGGAAAGAAAAATAA
- the dbpA gene encoding ATP-dependent RNA helicase DbpA: MKSASFASLNLKPELLSSIESLGYTEMTAIQEKSLPIMLGKQDVIAQAETGSGKTVAFALAALQHLDEHKLAGKVLTTQTLVLCPTRELADQVAKEIRVLARALGNIKVLTLCGGVPVRGQVSSLVFGAHIIVGTPGRIQDHLKRETLQLGNVNTLVLDEADRMLDMGFQQAIADINQQTPSQKQTLLFSATYSGKVKTIAKKMMREPKVIKVESIHDSSTISQHFFELQNDGQRLDALKRILLTYAPESAVVFCNTKRDAQDVTDTLVADGFSALDLTGDLEQRDRDQTLIQFANKSISVLVATDVAARGLDIDNLDLVVNYHLAHDPESHIHRIGRTGRAGSKGTACSLFTPNEGHQIALFADVLKQDIKAEPLPPESVLAQKPKPATYQTLQIGGGKKQKLRAGDILGALTSEGGIAGKQVGKINIGDNWSYVAVESSVVNIAQQKMGAGKLKGKTFRVRLLKGL; this comes from the coding sequence TTGAAATCAGCTTCATTCGCATCATTAAACCTAAAACCTGAACTCCTAAGCAGCATCGAATCCTTGGGGTACACGGAAATGACTGCTATCCAAGAAAAAAGCCTGCCGATTATGTTGGGTAAACAAGATGTGATTGCACAGGCGGAAACAGGTTCGGGTAAAACTGTCGCATTTGCGTTAGCTGCCCTACAACACTTGGATGAGCATAAACTTGCAGGCAAAGTTTTAACCACACAAACCTTAGTCCTTTGCCCAACCCGTGAACTGGCAGACCAAGTCGCCAAAGAAATTCGTGTCTTGGCGCGTGCATTAGGTAATATCAAAGTGTTAACCTTGTGTGGCGGTGTGCCTGTTCGAGGCCAAGTATCTTCTTTAGTATTTGGCGCACATATCATCGTGGGCACACCAGGGCGCATTCAAGACCACCTCAAGCGCGAAACACTACAACTGGGTAACGTGAACACATTGGTTCTCGATGAAGCAGATAGAATGTTAGATATGGGTTTCCAACAAGCCATTGCCGATATCAATCAACAAACGCCTTCTCAAAAGCAAACCTTATTATTCAGCGCAACCTATTCAGGCAAGGTAAAAACCATTGCCAAGAAAATGATGCGCGAGCCTAAAGTGATTAAAGTGGAATCCATCCACGATAGCAGCACCATAAGCCAACACTTTTTTGAATTACAAAATGATGGGCAACGCTTGGATGCACTCAAACGCATACTCTTAACCTATGCTCCCGAATCTGCGGTTGTTTTTTGCAACACCAAACGTGACGCACAGGATGTCACCGACACACTGGTAGCAGATGGCTTTAGCGCCTTGGATTTAACGGGTGATTTGGAACAACGCGACCGCGACCAAACATTGATTCAGTTTGCCAATAAAAGTATCAGTGTATTGGTGGCAACCGATGTCGCTGCGCGTGGTTTAGACATTGATAACCTTGATTTGGTGGTCAACTACCATTTGGCGCATGACCCTGAGTCACACATCCACCGTATCGGGCGCACAGGGCGCGCTGGCAGCAAGGGAACAGCTTGCAGCCTGTTCACACCTAACGAAGGGCATCAAATCGCCTTATTTGCAGATGTATTAAAGCAAGATATCAAAGCAGAGCCTTTACCACCTGAATCGGTATTGGCGCAAAAACCAAAACCTGCAACTTATCAGACCCTACAAATCGGCGGCGGCAAAAAACAAAAGCTACGCGCAGGCGATATTTTAGGTGCACTCACCAGCGAAGGTGGCATTGCTGGCAAACAAGTGGGTAAAATTAATATTGGTGACAACTGGTCTTATGTCGCTGTGGAAAGCAGCGTTGTGAATATTGCCCAACAAAAAATGGGCGCGGGCAAACTTAAAGGTAAAACCTTCCGTGTTCGTTTGCTAAAAGGTTTATAA
- the hemH gene encoding ferrochelatase — MQYSAAKGFKAEAEKKVGVLLVNLGTPDAPTPAALRSYLKQFLGDPRVVEANRLIWWFALNVIILNIRPKKSAHAYQTVWTDEGSPLMVISEQQQKALQAKFTGDEVVIELAMTYGNPAIAQGLNNLREQGCNRLLILPLYPQYSGSTTAAVTDQVFDVLGSWRRVPDVRVLSAYHDEPAYIDALAHSVREHWGKHGKAEKLMMSFHGIPKRYVNNGDPYQLHCEKTSKLLADALALKDDEWMLTFQSIFGREEWLQPYTASQLKTWGAVGIKDVDVICPGFAADCLETLEEITVENKGYFIEAGGKDLRYIAALNDRDDHITALEGLIKRECVGWL, encoded by the coding sequence ATGCAGTATTCAGCAGCAAAAGGTTTTAAAGCCGAAGCAGAAAAAAAGGTCGGTGTATTGTTGGTGAATCTTGGTACACCTGATGCACCAACGCCAGCGGCACTGCGTAGTTATTTAAAACAGTTTCTTGGTGACCCTAGGGTTGTCGAAGCCAATCGTTTGATTTGGTGGTTTGCACTCAATGTTATCATTCTTAATATTCGCCCCAAGAAATCAGCCCATGCTTATCAAACGGTGTGGACAGATGAAGGCTCACCCTTGATGGTGATTAGCGAGCAGCAACAAAAAGCTTTGCAAGCCAAGTTTACAGGTGATGAAGTGGTGATTGAGCTTGCGATGACTTATGGTAATCCAGCCATTGCGCAAGGCTTGAATAACTTGCGTGAGCAAGGATGTAATCGTTTATTGATTCTACCGCTTTATCCCCAATATTCAGGCAGCACCACGGCTGCAGTGACCGACCAAGTGTTTGATGTGCTTGGGTCATGGCGCAGAGTGCCCGATGTGCGTGTGTTGTCGGCATACCACGATGAGCCTGCTTATATTGATGCCCTAGCTCATTCAGTGCGTGAGCATTGGGGTAAACATGGTAAAGCCGAAAAATTGATGATGTCTTTTCATGGCATTCCAAAACGTTACGTGAATAATGGCGACCCATATCAGTTGCACTGCGAAAAAACCTCAAAACTTTTGGCTGATGCATTGGCTTTAAAAGATGATGAATGGATGCTTACTTTCCAGTCTATCTTCGGGCGTGAAGAATGGCTTCAGCCTTACACTGCAAGCCAACTTAAAACATGGGGTGCAGTAGGCATCAAAGATGTGGATGTGATTTGTCCGGGTTTTGCAGCGGATTGTTTGGAAACCTTAGAAGAAATCACGGTGGAAAATAAAGGCTACTTTATTGAAGCAGGCGGCAAGGACTTGCGTTATATCGCTGCGCTGAATGATAGGGATGACCATATTACTGCACTTGAAGGTCTAATAAAACGCGAATGTGTTGGTTGGTTATAA
- a CDS encoding anthranilate synthase component I family protein yields MLEDPKGSGKQFIVSQAGQTNTLKNKQQRDIFFNTWRKEITSSRINFPSLQFIFYLAYEAGLLFEDLPQPKHENDSTLIWWHQPEWSLCFDDETKHIYMSSTVSEDVLDMLEDLLQDTMQNATYPMKMGAVDETRFDYQQAVNAVKIYIQAGDIFQANIARFWSSPLSKNNLFALYSKLREVNPAPFACFVETDEVSLISASPERLFSISADGEVSARPIAGTRKRSEGEADDALQHELLLSEKERAEHIMLVDLERNDLGRVCEAGSIHVDECMVIEKYATVQHIVSNVRGKLAQGFDLLDVLAAKFPGGTITGCPKVRCMEIIHELEPQPRGPYTGGVGYMAWDGSVDMNILIRTFWHQDETLHWAAGAGIVADSVPEHEQVETEHKVAGLLRAFND; encoded by the coding sequence TTGTTAGAAGACCCTAAAGGTTCTGGGAAGCAGTTTATTGTTTCCCAAGCTGGGCAAACAAATACCCTTAAAAACAAACAACAACGCGATATATTTTTTAATACATGGCGTAAAGAAATTACAAGCTCACGTATCAACTTTCCAAGTTTACAATTTATTTTTTACTTGGCTTATGAAGCAGGTTTGTTGTTTGAAGACTTACCACAGCCCAAACATGAAAATGACAGCACACTGATTTGGTGGCACCAACCTGAATGGTCGTTGTGTTTTGATGATGAAACCAAACATATCTATATGTCATCCACGGTGTCTGAAGATGTGTTGGATATGTTGGAAGATTTATTGCAAGACACCATGCAGAACGCAACCTATCCGATGAAGATGGGGGCGGTTGATGAAACAAGGTTTGATTATCAACAAGCTGTGAATGCTGTAAAAATATATATTCAGGCGGGTGATATTTTCCAAGCCAATATTGCGCGCTTTTGGTCTTCGCCATTGTCTAAAAATAATTTATTCGCTCTGTACAGTAAACTTCGTGAAGTGAATCCCGCGCCTTTTGCCTGTTTTGTTGAAACAGATGAGGTCTCACTTATTTCAGCATCACCAGAGCGGCTTTTTTCTATCAGTGCAGATGGAGAAGTGTCGGCAAGGCCCATTGCAGGCACACGCAAACGCAGTGAAGGTGAGGCAGATGATGCTTTGCAACATGAGTTGCTTTTATCGGAGAAAGAACGCGCTGAACATATTATGCTGGTTGACTTAGAACGTAATGATTTGGGTCGCGTGTGTGAAGCGGGCAGTATTCATGTGGATGAATGTATGGTGATTGAAAAATATGCCACGGTGCAACATATTGTATCGAATGTACGCGGGAAATTGGCGCAAGGTTTTGATTTGTTGGATGTGCTTGCTGCCAAGTTTCCTGGTGGCACCATTACGGGATGCCCCAAAGTACGTTGTATGGAAATCATCCATGAATTAGAGCCACAGCCACGCGGTCCTTATACAGGCGGTGTGGGTTATATGGCATGGGATGGCAGTGTAGATATGAATATTCTCATTCGTACTTTTTGGCATCAAGATGAAACGCTACATTGGGCGGCTGGCGCAGGTATTGTTGCTGATTCTGTACCCGAACACGAACAAGTAGAAACCGAACACAAAGTGGCGGGTTTATTGCGAGCTTTTAATGATTAA
- the fabF gene encoding beta-ketoacyl-ACP synthase II has translation MSKRVVVTGVGLVTPLGTGTDQSWNNLIAGKSGIGRITHFDAEAAGMAFSIAGEVNDFDVNAFINKKDARKMDRFIHFGVAAADIALKQSGLEITDENAKRVGVVIGSGIGGMPAIEKTMRAYEKGGARKISPFFIPMTIINMVSGWVSMLTGAKGPNTATVTACATGTHAIGDAFEIIARGDADAMIAGGAEACVCELAVGGFSAARALSTRNDDPQTASRPWDKDRDGFVMGEGAGVLVLESLESAQKRGAEILAEVVGYGMSGDAYHMTSPAPEGEGGGRCMQAALDGAKINPEEVDYINAHGTSTPMGDLCETQGIKNTFGEHANKLMISSSKSMTGHLLGAAGGIEAAFSVLAVHHGIVPPTINLENPSEGCDLDYVPNTAREVNIDVAISNSFGFGGTNASVIVRKFK, from the coding sequence GTGAGTAAACGCGTTGTTGTCACGGGTGTAGGTCTTGTAACCCCACTTGGTACTGGAACTGATCAATCATGGAATAACCTTATTGCGGGTAAGTCGGGTATTGGTCGTATTACGCATTTTGATGCGGAAGCGGCGGGTATGGCTTTTTCCATAGCAGGTGAAGTGAATGACTTTGATGTCAACGCGTTTATCAACAAAAAAGATGCACGTAAAATGGATAGGTTTATTCATTTTGGTGTAGCAGCAGCAGATATAGCACTCAAACAATCAGGGCTAGAAATCACAGACGAAAACGCAAAACGCGTTGGTGTGGTGATTGGTTCTGGTATTGGTGGTATGCCTGCGATTGAAAAAACCATGCGTGCTTATGAAAAAGGTGGAGCCAGGAAGATTTCACCATTTTTTATTCCCATGACCATTATTAATATGGTTTCAGGTTGGGTATCCATGCTAACGGGTGCAAAAGGACCGAATACTGCAACAGTTACAGCATGTGCCACGGGTACACATGCTATTGGTGATGCATTTGAAATCATCGCTAGAGGTGATGCAGATGCCATGATTGCAGGTGGTGCGGAAGCTTGTGTTTGTGAGCTTGCCGTGGGTGGTTTTTCAGCAGCAAGAGCATTGTCCACACGTAACGATGATCCCCAAACAGCATCTCGTCCTTGGGATAAAGACCGTGATGGTTTTGTGATGGGTGAAGGTGCTGGTGTTTTGGTGCTTGAATCTTTGGAATCTGCACAAAAACGTGGCGCTGAAATCTTGGCTGAAGTGGTGGGTTATGGTATGTCAGGAGATGCTTATCATATGACATCGCCTGCACCAGAAGGCGAAGGTGGTGGTCGTTGTATGCAAGCTGCTTTGGATGGGGCAAAAATCAATCCTGAAGAAGTGGATTATATCAATGCACATGGTACATCAACCCCAATGGGGGATTTGTGTGAAACCCAAGGTATTAAAAATACATTTGGTGAGCATGCGAATAAATTGATGATTTCATCTTCAAAATCAATGACAGGGCATTTACTGGGTGCAGCAGGTGGTATTGAAGCAGCGTTCTCCGTGTTGGCTGTTCATCATGGTATTGTGCCACCAACGATTAACTTGGAAAATCCAAGTGAAGGTTGTGACTTGGACTATGTACCCAATACAGCACGTGAAGTGAATATTGATGTGGCTATTTCAAACTCATTTGGGTTTGGTGGCACCAACGCATCGGTTATTGTCCGAAAATTCAAATAA